The Microbacterium schleiferi genome contains the following window.
TCCGTCCTTGCCGGCGAGCGCCTCGACGTCCCAGTAGTCGGCGGTGACGAACGCCATCCGCTCCCGTTCGCGCTCGACGACCATGCGGGTGGCAGCGGACTGCACGCGGCCGGCAGAGAGCGCGGCTCCTTCGCGGCCCGAGCCGACCTTGCGCCACAACACCGGCGAGACATCCCACCCATAGAGCCGGTCGAGGACGCGCCGGGTCTCCTGCGCATCGACCAGGGCGAGATCGAGGTCTCGGGTCTTGTCGACGGCGGCGCGGATCGCGTCCTTCGTGATCTCGTGGAAGACCATGCGCTTGACCGGGACCTTGGGCTTGAGCACCTCGAGCAGGTGCCACGCGATGGCCTCGCCCTCGCGGTCTTCATCTGTTGCGAGCAGCACCTCGTCGGCATCCTTGAGGGCGCGCTTGAGCTCGGCAACGGTCTTCGTCTTGCGATCGCTGATGACGTAATAGGGGTCGAAGTCGTTATCGACGTCGATCGAGTACTTCCCGTAGGCCTGCTTTTTCTCGGCCGGGATGTCCTTCTTGCTCGCGAGGTCGCGGATGTGTCCCACCGAGCTGAGCACTTCGTACCCGTCGCCCAGGTATCCCTGGATCGACTTCATCTTCGTCGGGGACTCGACGATGACGAGCTTCTTGCCTGTGGCCAACGGAAGCTTCCTTTCTTCGTTGCACACCATACACATACGGCGACACAGCGAAGGCTGGGAGGAGCGAACCGATGCCAGCGCGCGGGGTCACCCGAGGTCACGGCGGCGGGCCGGCACGTGCCGCCACCGTAACCTCCCATGCGCCGAACGGAACGGTCACCGAGACCGTCGCGATGAGCTCGGCGAGCTCGCACGAAAGCACCCGTGCCCCCGCCGCCGCGGCAAGCTCGTCGGCGCGGTCGCAGGGCACTCCGACGACCGCGCCGGATGCTGCATCCGCTGCCGCGAGGGCAGCCGCATCCGCTGCCCCGGCGGCACGCTGCGCGACGACAGAAGCCGCCCCCACACCTGCGGCCGCCACGATCACCGCGGCGCTGACGGCAGCGATCCCGACCGAGGCGACAGTGCCGGCCATCACCAACCGTCCGCAAGGGCGCAGCCGCGCGCGCTGACCGGAATCCCGGAGACCGTGCGGGCAGCCGTCACGCACACCAGATCGCCCGCGTCGCTGATATCGACCGATGCACCGGGCACGGCGTTCTGCACGACCGCGCTCACGCGCGCGGAACTCTCACCGCGGGAGGCAAGGCGGGCTGCGTCGGCGACGGCGTCCTGCAGCAGGATGTGCCGCCCGGCCGCTCCGAGCAGCCCGACCGCGACGAGAACGACCACCGCGACCGCCGTCATCGCGATCGCGAACTCGGCGGCGACCGACCCACGGTCACCGCCAAGTCCGTCGCGGATCATTCGACGCTGAGCGCGCGGCGCACCAGATCGGTGAGGATGCCGCGCACCTCGTCCGAGCGCATGATCACCACGAGCAATCCAGCGAAGGCGACGGCGGCCATCGTCGCGATCGCGTATTCAGCGGTGGCAGCACCGGTCTCGTCCAGAAACAGCTCGCGCGCAGCACGCGAGGTCAAGCGGGGCAGCGGGGACATGGGTTCTCCAATCGGTTGTGGCGGACGGGCACAGGGTGGGCACGGTCAGGGAAGCGGAAGAGACACCGAGGGCAGGATGCTGAGGAACATCGGCGCGACGCCCAGGCACAGAAAGGCCGGGAGCGTGCACACACCCAGCGGCAGGAGCAGCTTCGTCGACAGCCGGGCAGCCCGCAGGCGTCCGTCGACGCGGGCGCGGTGCCGGTCCAGCGCGGCAGCCGAGCGCAGCAGCTCGACCGCCGGGACTCCTGCCGCCTCCGAGAGCACGAGGGTGTCGTGAATGGCCGCCGAGGCCTCGGCATCCTGCCCCCGCGTGATGCGCACGAGATCTCGTGCTCGGGAGACGGATACGCCGCCGCTGAGGGCGATCGCGGTGAGGTCGGCATCCATTCCCGGCATCAGGGTGTCCCGGTGGGCGGACAGCGCCAGGCGGGAGGTCCAGCGACGCCCCGCAACGAGAAGACCGATGCCGAAGACGGCGCAGACCCATCCGACCGGCTCGCGCACCAGGGTTCCGACCGGGTCGAAGCCGAGGGCCAGAGCGAGGCCGATGCCGACCGCCGGCAACCAGCCCAGCAGCCGCGCCGTCGACGTCGGCTCGGCCAGGGCGATACGGATCTCATCGGCGGATTCCGCAGCGTCGCGCACAACGTCAGCGAAAGAGCGGAGCGTGGGCGCGAGCGGCGCTCCGACCGTGGTCGCGATCGACCATGCTGCGGCGACCTCTGCCCACATGCGCCGTTCTCGCGCCTGGACCGACTCCCCCACCGCATCGGCTCTCGCGAGACGGAGTCCGCGGGACCGCCTCGGGGGCGCAGGTTCCGCGGCCAAGCCTGCGATCGCGGTCTCCAGCCGCGTTCCGTCCCCGACGGCGAGCTGGACCCGCGCTGCCTGCTCATCTCCCTGTCGCGCGAGGTGCTCCCACGCTCGGGTCGGGGTCACCCCGGCCTCCAGCAGCACGGCGACACGCAGCACGGTCTCGGCGACGGCGGCCGTCATGACACCTCCTCTATATGCAGGCGCCCATCGGCGGCGAGCGCAGGCCGGCCGAGGGCGCCGATGTGGCGAGTTCCGTCGCGATCACGCGTGACGTGGATGACAACCCCGATCGCGCTCGTGACCTGTCGCGCCAACGCGTGGTCGGTGAGACCGGCGAGCGCCCCGAGCGCCTCGAGCCGGGCCGGAACATCGCCGAGGCTGTTGGCGTGCACGGTTCCTGCGCCACCGTCGTGACCGGTGTTCAGCGCCGAGAGCAGCTCGCGGATCTCTTCGCCGCGACACTCACCCACCACCAGCCTGTCGGGCCGCATCCGGAGCGCTTCGCGCACGAGGCGGGCAAGGCTGATCCCGCCGGCTCCCTCGAGGTTCGGCTGTCGCGCTTCGAGTCGCACGTGGTGGGGGTGGTCCAGACGCAGTTCGGCGACATCCTCGATCGTCAGGATGCGCTCGTCGTGGCCCGCTTCGGCGAGCAGCGCAGAGAGCAGGGTCGTCTTTCCCGCCCCCGCGGCTCCCGTGACAAGGAGGTTCTCTCGAGCACTCACGAAACCACGAAGGCGCTCAGCGACAGCGGCAGTGAACATCCCGCGTCGACCAAGCTCTGTCAGCGTGACCGACTCCAGGCGCGGGACACGAATGGACACGAGGGTGCCGCTGACCGACACGGGCGGAAGGACGGCGTGCACGCGAGCGCCGCCATCCAACCTGACGTCCACGCACGGATGCGATTCGTCGATGTGGCGGCCGCCTGCAGCGATCAGGGTGATCGCCAGCTCGCGCGCCTCAGCCTCCGCGAGCTCGATGCCCGCCGCACGACGCGGGCCCTGGCCCCGGTCGACGAACACGGCGGCCCCGTTCACGAAGACGTCGGTGGTCGCGGGATCTTCCAGGTGCGGGCGCAGCTGATCCAGCGACGGATGCCGTACCCACTCGGCGTGACGCAGAGCCCCGCCTGCGCCCGCGGCAGGCATCCTGCTCTCTGCGCGCCCCGTGGCGGAGGGCGGAAGCGGGACGAAGAGGTTCGGCATGTCTCGACGCTAGGCCTCCGTTCCCAGCCGGCGGCGCTGATGCCCGCCCTGCGCGCGCAATGCGGCGCTCTGGCGGGCTGGGGAGGAACAGCCCGGAGCGAGCTCGAGAGCCCCCGGCACAAAAGAAGGCGGCATCCCATCGGGGGAGAGGGATGCCGCCGTGCGACACCGTTATCGGGGGTGGTCGGTGTCGCGATGCCAGAATCAGATGTTCGGCCGCGCACCAGCATACGCAACGAAAGGGGCCGTCACAATCCGTTGTGGAGAATCTACATCCCCACTTCCGGAGGTAGTGTGCCGATGCGGTGCTGGCTAGCCTTTCGCTAGCTCTCGAGACGAGACGAATCACGAGAACACCCTCCAGCCCGCGAAGGAGCGAGCCGTATGAGCAGTCAGATCGACCACCTGCTGAACGAGACCCGGCGGTTCGCGCCGTCTGACGCGTTTGCCGAGAGCGCGGTCGGCCGCGCCGAGCTCTACCAGCGCGCCGCCGACGATCGTGAAGGCTTCTGGGCCGAGCAGGCTCGCGAGCTGCACTGGCACACACCGTTCACCGAGGTGCTCGATTGGTCCACTCCCCCGTTCGCGAAGTGGTTCGCGGATGGCGAGCTCAACGTGGCTTACAACTGCCTCGATCGCCATGTCGAGGCGGGCAACGGCGACCGCGTCGCGCTGCTGTGGGAGGGTGAACCCGGCGACTCGCGCCGCGTCACGTACGCCGAACTGACCGACGAGGTCAAGCGCGTCGCCAACGTCCTCGAGGGTCTCGGGGTCGGCGAGGGCGACCGCGTCGCGATCTACCTGCCGATGATCCCCGAGGCGGTAGCCGCGATGCTCGCCGTGGCGAGGATCGGCGCGATCCACTCTGTCGTCTTCGGCGGCTTCTCAGCCGACAGCCTGCGGGCGCGGATCGACGACGCCGGGGCAAAGGTCGTCATCACCGCTGACGGCGGCTACCGCAAGGGCAAGGTGTCAGCCCTCAAGCCCGCGGTGGATGCCGCGCTCAGTGACCGCGGGGCCGGAGAACAGGAGACGGTCGAGCACGTGCTGGTCGTCCGCCGCGGCGAGAACACCGTCGACTGGACCGACGGCCGCGACATCTGGTGGCATGAGGCGGTGCCGGCGGCATCCGTCGACCACGAAGCCAAGCCGTTCCCGGCCGAAAATCCCCTCTTCATCCTCTATACGTCCGGCACGACCGGAAAGCCCAAGGGGATCCTGCACACCTCCGGCGGCTACCTCACGCAGACAGCGTTCACGAACCGCGTCGTCCACGATCTGCACCCCGAAACCGACGTGTACTGGTGCACGGCCGACATCGGATGGATCACCGGCCACAGCTACGTCACCTACGGGCCGCTGGCCAACGGTGCGACGCAGGTGCTCTATGAAGGAACCCCCGACAGCCCGCATCCGGCCCGCTGGTGGGAGCTTGTCGAGAAGTACGGCGTGACGATCCTCTATACAGCGCCCACCGCCATCCGGTCGTTCATGAAGATCGGTCGCACCGCGGTGCAGAAGTTCGATCTGTCCAGCATCCGCCTGCTCGGTTCGGTCGGTGAGCCCATCAACCCCGAGGCCTGGATGTGGTACCGCGAGGTCATCGGCGGGGATGCCGCACCGATCGTGGACACGTGGTGGCAGACCGAGACCGGCGCGATCATGATCTCGGCGCTGCCCGGGGTCACCGAGACCAAGCCCGGCAGCGCGCAGGTCCCCCTTCCCGGGATCGGCGTGGATGTCGTCGACGAGGCCGGCGAACACGTCGGCAACGGCAACGGCGGACTGCTCGTGCTCACCGAGCCGTGGCCGAGCATGCTGCGGGGAATCTGGGGCGATCCCGAGCGTTTCGTCGAGACCTATTGGGAGAAGTTCCGCGACCAGGGCTACTACTTCGCCGGCGACGGCGCACGACTGGACGAGGACGGCGACGTGTGGCTGCTCGGCCGCGTGGATGACGTCATGAACGTCTCGGGTCACCGACTCTCGACCGCCGAGATCGAGTCGGCGCTCGTCGCGCACGAGGCGACAGCCGAAGCCGCCGTCGTCGGGGCATCCGATGAGACCACCGGCCAGGCTGTGGTTGCGTTCGTCATCCTCAAAGA
Protein-coding sequences here:
- a CDS encoding Rv3654c family TadE-like protein; amino-acid sequence: MAGTVASVGIAAVSAAVIVAAAGVGAASVVAQRAAGAADAAALAAADAASGAVVGVPCDRADELAAAAGARVLSCELAELIATVSVTVPFGAWEVTVAARAGPPP
- a CDS encoding TadE family type IV pilus minor pilin; amino-acid sequence: MIRDGLGGDRGSVAAEFAIAMTAVAVVVLVAVGLLGAAGRHILLQDAVADAARLASRGESSARVSAVVQNAVPGASVDISDAGDLVCVTAARTVSGIPVSARGCALADGW
- a CDS encoding DUF4244 domain-containing protein, encoding MSPLPRLTSRAARELFLDETGAATAEYAIATMAAVAFAGLLVVIMRSDEVRGILTDLVRRALSVE
- a CDS encoding type II secretion system F family protein, with amino-acid sequence MTAAVAETVLRVAVLLEAGVTPTRAWEHLARQGDEQAARVQLAVGDGTRLETAIAGLAAEPAPPRRSRGLRLARADAVGESVQARERRMWAEVAAAWSIATTVGAPLAPTLRSFADVVRDAAESADEIRIALAEPTSTARLLGWLPAVGIGLALALGFDPVGTLVREPVGWVCAVFGIGLLVAGRRWTSRLALSAHRDTLMPGMDADLTAIALSGGVSVSRARDLVRITRGQDAEASAAIHDTLVLSEAAGVPAVELLRSAAALDRHRARVDGRLRAARLSTKLLLPLGVCTLPAFLCLGVAPMFLSILPSVSLPLP
- a CDS encoding TadA family conjugal transfer-associated ATPase, which translates into the protein MPNLFVPLPPSATGRAESRMPAAGAGGALRHAEWVRHPSLDQLRPHLEDPATTDVFVNGAAVFVDRGQGPRRAAGIELAEAEARELAITLIAAGGRHIDESHPCVDVRLDGGARVHAVLPPVSVSGTLVSIRVPRLESVTLTELGRRGMFTAAVAERLRGFVSARENLLVTGAAGAGKTTLLSALLAEAGHDERILTIEDVAELRLDHPHHVRLEARQPNLEGAGGISLARLVREALRMRPDRLVVGECRGEEIRELLSALNTGHDGGAGTVHANSLGDVPARLEALGALAGLTDHALARQVTSAIGVVIHVTRDRDGTRHIGALGRPALAADGRLHIEEVS
- the acs gene encoding acetate--CoA ligase, producing the protein MSSQIDHLLNETRRFAPSDAFAESAVGRAELYQRAADDREGFWAEQARELHWHTPFTEVLDWSTPPFAKWFADGELNVAYNCLDRHVEAGNGDRVALLWEGEPGDSRRVTYAELTDEVKRVANVLEGLGVGEGDRVAIYLPMIPEAVAAMLAVARIGAIHSVVFGGFSADSLRARIDDAGAKVVITADGGYRKGKVSALKPAVDAALSDRGAGEQETVEHVLVVRRGENTVDWTDGRDIWWHEAVPAASVDHEAKPFPAENPLFILYTSGTTGKPKGILHTSGGYLTQTAFTNRVVHDLHPETDVYWCTADIGWITGHSYVTYGPLANGATQVLYEGTPDSPHPARWWELVEKYGVTILYTAPTAIRSFMKIGRTAVQKFDLSSIRLLGSVGEPINPEAWMWYREVIGGDAAPIVDTWWQTETGAIMISALPGVTETKPGSAQVPLPGIGVDVVDEAGEHVGNGNGGLLVLTEPWPSMLRGIWGDPERFVETYWEKFRDQGYYFAGDGARLDEDGDVWLLGRVDDVMNVSGHRLSTAEIESALVAHEATAEAAVVGASDETTGQAVVAFVILKESFLKAHSPEGLAAQLRSWVAEQIGPIARPRDIYIVGELPKTRSGKIMRRLLRDVAEGREVGDTTTLADTAVMSVISAQVR